One part of the Phoenix dactylifera cultivar Barhee BC4 chromosome 4, palm_55x_up_171113_PBpolish2nd_filt_p, whole genome shotgun sequence genome encodes these proteins:
- the LOC103697284 gene encoding probable 6-phosphogluconolactonase 2 has protein sequence MAASSNHPKMKRELRISDSVDELTTDLVEYIAQLSENSVKEKGRFTIALSGRSLIDLIGKLCEAPYIRTVDWRNWYFFWADERGVAKDHVDSNYKLTKDGFLSRVPVPSKHITSINDSISIGEAALRYEFDIRQLVKAHKIDVDVDADCPKFDLVLLEMGADGHVASLFPNKEALQEKTNWVVYLIDSPEHPPERITLTLPVINSAYNVLIVATGEDKADAVHQAVAVGEDGGDGFDVTSSPAHMVNPSDGKLVWFLDATAASKLCPRG, from the exons ATGGCTGCTTCTTCCAACCATCCTAAAATGAAACGTGAATTAAGAATAAGTGACAGTGTGGACGAACTTACCACTGATTTGGTGGAGTACATTGCTCAGTTATCTGAAAATTCAGTAAAGGAGAAGGGACGCTTCACTATTGCTCTGTCTGGAAGGTCCCTCATCGACTTAATAGG GAAACTCTGTGAAGCTCCTTATATCAGGACTGTTGATTGGAGAAACTGGTATTTCTTCTGGGCTGACGAGCGTGGAGTGGCAAAGGATCATGTTGATAGCAATTACAAGCTAACAAAGGATGGGTTTCTTTCCAGG GTGCCTGTGCCCAGCAAGCATATCACCTCCATCAACGACAGCATCTCGATTGGGGAGGCTGCATTGCGCTACGAATTTGACATTCGCCAGCTGGTAAAGGCTCATAAGATCGATGTTGATGTGGATGCTGACTGTCCCAAATTTGATCTCGTCCTCCTTGAGATGGGTGCAGATGGGCATGTGGCCTCACTGTTCCCTAACAAGGAGGCCCTTCAGGAGAAGACTAATTGGGTTGTTTACCTCATCGATTCCCCCGAGCACCCACCTGAGAGGATCACTCTTACACTTCCCGTGATCAACTCAGCATACAATGTGCTCATTGTAGCGACAGGTGAAGATAAGGCTGATGCGGTGCACCAGGCAGTTGCTGTCGGTGAGGATGGGGGTGATGGCTTTGATGTCACTTCATCACCTGCTCATATGGTTAATCCATCTGACGGCAAGTTGGTGTGGTTCTTGGATGCTACGGCTGCCTCAAAGCTTTGTCCTCGGGGATGA